The following are encoded in a window of Bacillus sp. es.036 genomic DNA:
- a CDS encoding Glu/Leu/Phe/Val dehydrogenase dimerization domain-containing protein — protein sequence MFDRIEEHEQLLFCNDADTGLKAIIAIHNTTLGPALGGCRMRPYETVDDAIEDVLRLSKGMTYKCAAADVDFGGGKAVIIGDPLIDRTPELFRAFGQFVESLNGRFYTGTDMGTTPDNFVHSLRESSCIVGVPEEYGGSGDSSIPTANGVLYGIQATNKTVFGSEELGGRTYAIQGLGKVGYKVAEMLLEKGADLIVSDINQSAIDRLIQRAIELKQGVKVVSGDYIYEADADVFVPCALGGIINDQTIHKLKVLAIVGSANNQLLTNEHGDQLNERGILYAPDYIVNSGGLIQVSDELYSPNPKRVLQKTKAIYDTLLSIFEQAETHSFSTIKAANLFCEQRIESRKRRNSFFAHKKPGKWSVRS from the coding sequence GTGTTTGATCGCATAGAAGAGCATGAGCAATTATTATTTTGTAATGATGCTGATACAGGTCTAAAAGCCATAATCGCCATACATAACACAACGCTAGGACCAGCGCTTGGTGGTTGTCGAATGCGTCCCTATGAAACGGTAGATGATGCCATTGAAGATGTCTTAAGACTTTCCAAAGGCATGACGTATAAATGTGCAGCTGCTGATGTGGATTTTGGAGGTGGCAAGGCAGTGATAATCGGTGATCCGCTGATAGATCGGACGCCTGAGCTTTTTCGTGCTTTTGGTCAATTTGTAGAATCTTTGAATGGACGATTTTACACAGGAACAGATATGGGAACAACTCCTGATAATTTTGTTCATTCATTAAGAGAAAGCAGCTGTATTGTAGGGGTTCCAGAAGAATATGGTGGAAGTGGAGATTCCTCCATTCCAACAGCTAACGGCGTTCTTTACGGCATACAAGCTACGAATAAAACTGTTTTCGGTTCAGAAGAACTTGGTGGCAGGACATATGCGATTCAAGGTCTTGGGAAGGTAGGCTATAAAGTCGCGGAAATGCTTCTTGAAAAAGGAGCAGATTTGATTGTTTCAGATATTAATCAATCAGCTATAGATCGTTTAATTCAACGAGCGATTGAGCTCAAGCAGGGGGTAAAGGTCGTTTCTGGGGATTACATTTACGAAGCAGACGCCGATGTTTTTGTTCCCTGTGCACTTGGAGGGATCATTAATGATCAAACCATCCATAAGCTTAAAGTACTAGCAATTGTTGGTTCTGCGAATAATCAGCTTTTAACAAATGAGCACGGCGATCAGCTCAATGAACGCGGTATTCTTTATGCGCCTGACTATATTGTAAATAGCGGGGGGTTGATCCAGGTATCTGATGAGTTGTATTCACCAAACCCCAAACGAGTGCTTCAAAAAACAAAGGCGATTTACGATACGTTATTGTCCATTTTTGAGCAGGCGGAAACTCACTCATTTTCAACGATAAAAGCGGCGAATCTTTTTTGTGAACAGCGAATTGAAAGCCGAAAACGGAGAAATAGCTTCTTTGCGCATAAGAAACCAGGGAAATGGTCTGTTCGCTCTTAA
- a CDS encoding ABC transporter ATP-binding protein — protein MLQLNQIHKVFNEGTLDEKIALEDINLTLDPGDFVTVIGSNGAGKSTLMNMISGVLTPDVGDVFIDDKKITSLPEYKRSKLIGRVFQDPMAGTAPSMTIQENLALAYNRNRRRTLMKGVTKKLKTTFQEALETLHLGLEDRLSAKVGMLSGGERQALSLLMATFTEPKMLLLDEHTAALDPARAALITKLTGEIVERTQLTTLMVTHNMQQALDLGNRLIMMDSGKIILEVEGEDKQNLTIEALLQEFQRIKGTKMNNDRALLG, from the coding sequence ATGCTTCAACTAAATCAAATTCACAAAGTATTTAACGAAGGTACGCTTGATGAGAAGATTGCACTTGAAGATATTAATTTAACGCTTGATCCAGGTGACTTTGTTACAGTGATCGGAAGTAACGGGGCAGGGAAATCAACTTTAATGAATATGATTTCCGGGGTATTAACACCTGATGTTGGAGATGTCTTTATTGATGATAAGAAGATTACAAGCTTACCAGAATATAAGAGGTCAAAGTTAATCGGACGCGTTTTCCAGGATCCTATGGCAGGAACAGCTCCATCCATGACGATACAGGAAAACCTGGCCCTCGCCTACAATCGAAATCGAAGAAGAACGCTAATGAAGGGCGTGACTAAAAAGCTGAAAACAACTTTCCAGGAAGCGCTTGAAACGCTTCATCTTGGTCTTGAGGATCGCCTGTCTGCGAAAGTTGGCATGCTATCGGGAGGAGAGAGGCAAGCGCTGTCCCTTTTAATGGCGACTTTCACAGAGCCTAAAATGCTCTTATTAGATGAACATACTGCAGCTCTCGATCCTGCCAGAGCAGCTTTAATTACAAAATTGACTGGTGAAATTGTAGAAAGAACTCAATTAACAACACTTATGGTCACTCATAATATGCAACAGGCGCTGGACTTAGGCAACCGATTAATTATGATGGATAGCGGTAAAATTATATTAGAAGTTGAGGGAGAAGATAAGCAGAATTTAACAATTGAGGCTCTGCTTCAAGAATTCCAGCGAATCAAAGGTACAAAGATGAACAATGATCGAGCCCTCTTAGGGTAG
- a CDS encoding AzlC family ABC transporter permease translates to MEASVANDSEFGEGLKAGVSIAVGYMPVALTFGLLARTTGLTLYEAVLMSVLVFAGAAQYITLSLIAIGTGAFEIIFTIFIVNIRHLLMSASINEKVEEDTPWRKAVYAFGITDETFTVSATKVGRLTTGYMFGLCLISYSSWVLFTGGGYIAGATLPGVIQQGMSVALYAMFIGLLIPSAKKSRKVLLLAGFAALFNSFLTFAQFSTGWAIVLATLLSSIIVEWMMGEEKNE, encoded by the coding sequence ATGGAGGCAAGCGTAGCAAACGATTCAGAGTTTGGAGAGGGATTAAAGGCAGGAGTAAGCATTGCTGTCGGGTATATGCCAGTTGCCCTTACTTTTGGTTTACTAGCAAGAACCACAGGACTTACACTTTATGAAGCTGTTCTTATGAGCGTCCTCGTCTTTGCTGGGGCTGCTCAGTACATTACATTAAGCTTAATCGCGATTGGCACAGGTGCATTTGAAATTATTTTTACAATCTTTATCGTTAATATTCGACATCTTTTAATGAGTGCCTCTATTAATGAGAAAGTGGAAGAAGATACACCATGGAGAAAAGCAGTCTATGCCTTTGGTATTACAGATGAAACGTTTACGGTTTCAGCAACGAAAGTAGGGAGACTCACGACTGGATATATGTTTGGTTTATGCTTGATCTCTTATTCCAGCTGGGTTCTTTTTACAGGGGGAGGTTACATAGCTGGTGCTACGCTCCCAGGGGTGATTCAGCAAGGAATGAGTGTTGCGCTTTATGCTATGTTTATAGGATTGCTTATTCCCTCTGCTAAAAAAAGTCGAAAAGTGCTTTTACTAGCAGGCTTTGCTGCTTTATTTAATAGTTTCCTTACGTTCGCTCAGTTTTCAACTGGCTGGGCGATTGTGCTTGCGACTTTGTTGTCTTCCATAATTGTTGAGTGGATGATGGGGGAGGAGAAAAATGAGTAA
- a CDS encoding alpha-ketoacid dehydrogenase subunit beta produces MSIAVNMKKLTMVQAITEALKVVLEEDESVLVLGEDVGRNGGVFRATDGLFELFGDQRVMDTPLAESGLIGTSIGLAMNGYTPVVEIQFLGFIYPGFNQLITHATRIRTRTQSRYTVPLTIRVPYGAGVRAPEIHSDSTEALFTHIPGLKVVVPSTPHDAKGLLISSIKDPDPVLFLEPMKMYRTGKGDVPTGSYTIPLGKGYRRRNGEDLSLFAWGAMVKVAEEAAEKAAAKGIECDVIDLRSLYPLDKELIAESVQKTGRAVIIHEAPSSGGVGSEVISIINDSSFLYMRSPIKKVTGYDAPVPLFTLEDDYLPDANKVLRAIEETVRF; encoded by the coding sequence ATGAGCATAGCGGTCAATATGAAAAAGCTAACGATGGTGCAGGCGATTACAGAAGCACTAAAGGTGGTTCTTGAAGAAGATGAGTCTGTCCTTGTTCTCGGAGAGGATGTAGGAAGAAACGGCGGAGTTTTTAGAGCAACTGACGGCTTGTTTGAACTGTTTGGTGATCAGCGAGTGATGGATACACCTCTTGCGGAATCAGGTTTAATTGGTACATCAATTGGACTTGCGATGAATGGATATACTCCTGTTGTAGAGATCCAGTTTCTTGGCTTTATTTATCCAGGGTTTAATCAATTAATTACTCATGCAACGCGCATTCGAACGCGAACACAAAGTCGATATACCGTACCACTTACGATTCGAGTACCTTATGGAGCAGGTGTACGGGCCCCTGAAATTCATAGTGATAGTACAGAAGCACTTTTTACTCACATACCTGGGTTGAAGGTAGTCGTTCCTTCAACGCCACATGATGCAAAGGGGCTATTAATTAGTAGTATTAAAGATCCTGATCCGGTTCTGTTTCTTGAGCCGATGAAAATGTATCGGACCGGTAAAGGTGACGTTCCTACAGGAAGTTATACAATTCCGCTTGGTAAAGGTTATAGGCGGCGTAATGGAGAGGATCTATCCCTTTTTGCATGGGGAGCAATGGTGAAAGTTGCGGAAGAAGCAGCGGAGAAAGCCGCTGCTAAAGGAATAGAATGTGATGTTATCGATCTGCGTTCTCTCTATCCTTTAGATAAAGAACTGATCGCAGAATCGGTGCAGAAAACAGGTAGAGCGGTTATTATCCATGAAGCCCCTTCCTCTGGCGGCGTCGGTAGTGAAGTGATTTCAATCATTAATGATTCTTCGTTTCTTTATATGAGGTCTCCAATTAAAAAAGTAACGGGTTATGATGCGCCTGTTCCTTTGTTTACGCTAGAAGATGATTATTTACCGGATGCTAACAAAGTTTTGCGAGCGATTGAAGAGACAGTTCGCTTCTGA
- a CDS encoding helix-turn-helix domain-containing protein has protein sequence MENQSLTQQIGQKLKKLRLENRFSLDQLSERCSVSKPMLAQIERGASNPTVNTLWKIANGLGVSFTAFIDEEQPVIKKVNRFEIEPLIEEGGKMKVVPLFPMEPGKSFETFYIELAPGCNYHSNPHPEGVEEYVFIEEGSMSLEVDTQTYIISHGESLRFTANYAHYYRNTSDQPCKATMIIHYPSPFR, from the coding sequence ATGGAAAACCAATCGTTAACGCAACAAATCGGTCAGAAATTAAAAAAACTTCGTCTTGAAAATAGATTTAGTCTCGATCAATTATCAGAGCGATGTTCTGTTAGTAAGCCAATGCTTGCACAAATTGAGCGAGGAGCTTCGAATCCTACCGTTAACACGTTATGGAAAATTGCTAACGGACTGGGCGTATCTTTCACAGCATTCATTGATGAAGAACAGCCCGTAATCAAAAAAGTAAACAGATTTGAAATAGAGCCCCTAATAGAAGAAGGTGGAAAAATGAAAGTCGTTCCCCTCTTCCCTATGGAACCTGGAAAATCATTTGAAACTTTTTATATTGAACTTGCCCCGGGCTGTAACTATCATTCAAACCCTCACCCTGAGGGCGTAGAAGAATATGTGTTTATTGAAGAAGGGAGTATGAGCCTTGAAGTTGATACACAAACATATATCATTTCACATGGAGAAAGTTTAAGATTCACAGCAAATTACGCCCACTATTATCGAAATACTTCTGATCAACCTTGTAAAGCCACGATGATCATTCATTATCCATCTCCTTTCCGCTGA
- a CDS encoding Cof-type HAD-IIB family hydrolase has product MRCISIDMDGTLLTNEQTVSFENVNAIREAQSQGITVVLNTGRAYDGAKKPLEGTGLELPIICYNGAEIRSIEGDILHAIYLDDEQVQSIKGILDDESIYYQLFTNKGVFTHDYEGTIDLIIDMMKSSNPNLTEEELHVGAKRQFESLSLKAVDNFDELLADKSLHVYKFLSFSFDEERLERAASSAESVQKTVVTSSGKENLEINHENAQKGLALETFVAQNDLDMKQTAAIGDNYNDISMFKKASYSIAMGNADEKIKQQVSFVTKSNEHDGVGHAIYKLMDEDLLSS; this is encoded by the coding sequence ATGAGATGTATTTCAATTGATATGGATGGGACGCTGTTAACGAATGAACAAACTGTTAGTTTTGAGAATGTAAATGCTATCCGAGAGGCACAAAGTCAAGGTATTACAGTAGTTCTTAATACTGGGAGAGCTTATGATGGTGCAAAAAAGCCACTTGAAGGTACTGGTCTAGAGCTCCCGATCATTTGCTATAACGGTGCTGAGATTCGTTCAATTGAAGGAGACATTTTACACGCCATTTACCTTGATGATGAGCAAGTTCAGTCGATAAAAGGAATTCTTGATGATGAAAGTATTTATTATCAGCTATTTACAAACAAGGGTGTATTCACTCATGACTATGAGGGCACGATTGACTTAATCATCGATATGATGAAAAGTTCAAATCCTAATTTAACTGAAGAAGAATTGCATGTTGGCGCTAAGCGTCAGTTTGAGAGTTTGTCACTCAAGGCCGTTGATAACTTTGATGAATTGTTGGCAGATAAAAGCCTCCATGTCTATAAATTCCTTAGTTTCTCTTTTGATGAAGAACGATTGGAACGAGCGGCGTCTTCAGCGGAAAGCGTTCAGAAGACAGTTGTGACCTCATCAGGTAAAGAAAACCTAGAAATCAATCACGAGAATGCACAAAAGGGCCTAGCTCTTGAGACGTTTGTTGCCCAAAATGACCTAGATATGAAGCAAACGGCTGCAATTGGAGATAATTATAATGACATTTCCATGTTTAAAAAAGCATCCTATTCCATCGCGATGGGAAATGCCGATGAGAAAATAAAACAACAAGTTTCGTTTGTCACGAAAAGCAACGAACATGATGGCGTTGGGCATGCTATTTATAAATTAATGGACGAAGATCTTCTTTCTAGTTAA
- the pdhA gene encoding pyruvate dehydrogenase (acetyl-transferring) E1 component subunit alpha, which produces MDVTEQFPFIQLVNGEGKQLEENPSITVANAKRFYEQMMFSRMFDRKAVNLQRQGRIGTYAPFEGQEGAQIGSALALEDGDWMFPTYRDHAATAAFGHSLVNIFLYWKGCIEGCVPPEGKHIFPPSVPIASQILHATGTAWAEKKKGSDRVSLVYFGDGATSEGDFHEGLNFASVFQIPVVFFNQNNGYAISVPIERQMNTKTIAQKSLAYDMPGVRVDGNDVFAVYSETLKAVERARKGEGPTLIEAVTWRYGAHTTTDEPSKYRDQGESERRRQTDDPISRVEKYLKAEGSWDADWEEELKKKSEKRLQLAVEEMEKTKKSDEGLIFDHVFGTDVWPVQEQKERFFHKESGK; this is translated from the coding sequence ATGGACGTAACTGAGCAATTCCCATTTATTCAATTAGTCAATGGAGAAGGTAAACAACTGGAAGAAAATCCATCCATTACGGTAGCGAATGCAAAACGATTTTATGAACAAATGATGTTTTCTCGTATGTTTGATCGAAAAGCTGTTAATCTCCAGCGTCAGGGTCGAATCGGTACCTATGCTCCGTTTGAAGGTCAAGAAGGCGCGCAAATTGGAAGTGCTCTAGCTTTAGAAGATGGTGACTGGATGTTTCCTACTTATCGTGATCATGCCGCAACGGCAGCTTTTGGGCATTCGCTCGTCAATATCTTTCTTTACTGGAAAGGATGTATTGAAGGGTGTGTTCCTCCAGAAGGAAAACACATTTTTCCACCATCCGTTCCGATTGCTTCCCAAATTCTTCATGCGACTGGTACAGCTTGGGCTGAGAAGAAAAAAGGAAGCGACAGAGTATCGCTTGTATATTTTGGAGACGGTGCAACATCAGAAGGGGATTTTCACGAGGGATTAAATTTTGCTAGTGTGTTCCAAATTCCAGTGGTTTTCTTTAATCAAAATAATGGCTACGCCATTAGCGTTCCGATCGAGCGACAGATGAATACAAAAACCATTGCTCAAAAATCTCTCGCTTATGACATGCCTGGTGTAAGAGTGGATGGAAATGATGTTTTTGCTGTTTATAGTGAAACGCTAAAAGCAGTCGAACGTGCGAGAAAAGGGGAAGGTCCAACGTTGATTGAGGCGGTTACATGGCGCTATGGGGCTCACACGACGACAGATGAGCCATCGAAATATCGTGACCAGGGAGAAAGTGAACGGAGAAGGCAGACGGATGATCCAATTAGTCGAGTTGAAAAGTATCTGAAAGCTGAAGGTAGCTGGGATGCTGATTGGGAGGAAGAGCTTAAGAAAAAGTCTGAGAAACGATTACAACTTGCTGTTGAGGAAATGGAAAAAACAAAAAAATCGGATGAAGGACTTATATTTGATCATGTGTTTGGCACGGATGTTTGGCCTGTTCAAGAACAAAAGGAGCGCTTTTTTCATAAGGAGAGTGGGAAATGA
- a CDS encoding dihydrolipoamide acetyltransferase family protein — protein MDVKLHDIGEGMSEGEIVQLLVKPGDHVLVDQPLVEVQTDKVTAELPSPFAGKVETIYVEAGEVIEVGGTLLTISPIPQHAEQTLLPNRKKRILAAPFTRKIARENNVDIEEVKGTGPAGRITDEDVFRHLATTQKPEEKETEKAIEKEAKERTIPFSTRRKQISAKMKKSTLTIPHVTHFDEVDVTNILEMKKAMKEGKGQSISVAAFYIKAVCVALKEFPIFNSELSEEEGLIYLKPDLHIGLATDMEEGLIVPVIHHCDRLSINEIHKKMKSLHKAAMNSELTSKDLSSGTFTISNAGPLGSTGATPIINYPEAALLAFHKTKKMPVVKENDEIIIRSIMSISMTFDHRIADGGTSMRFTNRFIELIEQPSLLLTELV, from the coding sequence ATGGATGTGAAATTGCATGACATTGGAGAAGGAATGTCAGAAGGCGAAATCGTGCAGCTTTTAGTTAAGCCTGGCGATCATGTGCTAGTTGATCAGCCATTAGTCGAAGTACAGACCGATAAAGTGACGGCGGAGCTCCCGTCTCCTTTTGCAGGAAAAGTAGAAACGATTTATGTGGAAGCAGGTGAAGTCATTGAAGTAGGAGGGACGCTTTTAACGATTTCGCCAATTCCACAGCACGCCGAGCAAACACTGCTTCCCAACCGAAAGAAAAGAATTTTAGCGGCCCCTTTTACGAGAAAAATTGCGCGCGAAAATAATGTCGATATTGAGGAAGTTAAGGGGACAGGGCCAGCAGGGCGAATTACTGATGAAGATGTTTTTAGGCATCTTGCGACAACTCAAAAGCCCGAAGAAAAAGAAACAGAGAAAGCAATAGAGAAAGAAGCAAAGGAACGAACTATTCCGTTTTCAACAAGACGGAAACAAATTTCAGCGAAAATGAAAAAATCCACTTTAACCATTCCACATGTGACCCATTTTGACGAAGTTGATGTAACGAACATCTTAGAAATGAAAAAGGCAATGAAAGAAGGTAAGGGTCAATCTATTTCGGTTGCTGCTTTTTATATTAAAGCGGTATGCGTGGCGTTAAAAGAGTTTCCTATTTTTAATTCGGAGTTGAGTGAAGAAGAAGGTCTGATTTACTTGAAGCCCGATCTTCATATTGGTTTAGCTACTGATATGGAAGAAGGACTAATCGTTCCGGTTATCCATCATTGTGATAGACTCTCAATCAACGAAATTCATAAAAAAATGAAAAGCCTTCATAAAGCAGCAATGAACAGTGAACTGACTAGCAAAGACCTTTCATCTGGTACGTTTACTATTAGTAACGCAGGGCCACTTGGCAGTACAGGAGCTACGCCGATTATTAATTATCCAGAGGCAGCGCTTCTCGCTTTCCATAAGACGAAAAAAATGCCGGTTGTGAAAGAGAATGATGAAATTATCATCCGTTCGATTATGTCGATTTCTATGACATTTGATCACCGGATTGCAGATGGAGGTACCTCTATGCGTTTTACGAATCGTTTTATTGAATTGATTGAACAACCTTCCCTACTATTAACGGAGCTTGTCTAA
- a CDS encoding dihydrolipoyl dehydrogenase family protein translates to MVVGEIIHEKDVVIIGAGPAGYEAAFRAAKNGRDVTLIDRFRPGGECLHSGCIPSKLLATAARKMHEKTPGITVTPTPAFCMDKWQEEKNSLIATMEKGLQARFHSSNIECVKGQASFLSENRIGTEQGEKFEVWSFNHAILATGSSPITPNFLSSSSHPNIFPLEHLYTLSSLPNQLILFGSDYLTIEAASTFRALGVEVTIVTDQETILSEWDESIQRESIRQFKKQKVSLYTGVSGCLVKEREMTLVFCNAKGENVEVETEIIVYSIGRVGNSDSLRVDQVGIDIQDDGTIPTSEECKTTSANIYACGDLTGGPSLAVKGIKQGKTAADHCCGIKSAFSLECLPKVIHTQTPISSVGLTETEAKEAGYEVMTASSSMKANGYAMVTGNTEGKVVIHRDRENHVLLGFHAIGAGAVELIEKATLAIEMGARDEDFIYPYTPHPGYGEAWTDAVESTVEIMVDTKVSQ, encoded by the coding sequence ATGGTGGTAGGTGAAATTATACATGAAAAAGACGTTGTCATAATTGGAGCAGGTCCAGCCGGATATGAAGCGGCATTTCGTGCTGCTAAGAATGGGAGAGACGTTACGCTAATTGATCGATTTCGTCCGGGTGGAGAATGCCTCCATAGCGGATGCATTCCTTCAAAACTGCTTGCAACCGCTGCTAGGAAAATGCATGAAAAGACACCAGGAATTACGGTGACACCCACACCCGCTTTTTGCATGGACAAATGGCAGGAAGAAAAGAATTCTCTAATTGCTACGATGGAAAAAGGACTACAAGCTCGCTTTCATTCAAGCAACATCGAATGTGTAAAAGGACAGGCATCTTTTCTCTCAGAAAACAGGATTGGAACTGAACAGGGGGAGAAATTTGAAGTGTGGTCATTTAACCATGCCATTCTTGCGACGGGTAGCAGCCCAATTACGCCTAACTTTCTTTCATCTTCTTCTCACCCTAATATTTTTCCTTTAGAACATCTTTATACCTTATCGTCTCTTCCAAATCAGCTTATCCTGTTTGGATCTGATTATCTCACAATAGAGGCTGCTAGCACGTTTCGTGCGCTAGGAGTTGAAGTAACGATTGTGACGGATCAAGAGACCATTCTTTCTGAATGGGATGAAAGCATTCAACGAGAATCGATAAGGCAGTTTAAGAAGCAAAAAGTCTCCTTGTACACAGGAGTATCCGGTTGTCTGGTGAAGGAACGTGAAATGACCCTGGTTTTTTGTAATGCTAAAGGAGAGAACGTAGAGGTAGAAACAGAGATCATCGTCTATTCAATTGGCCGAGTCGGAAATAGCGATTCGTTAAGGGTGGACCAAGTAGGAATTGATATACAGGACGATGGCACTATTCCTACTTCTGAGGAATGTAAAACAACAAGCGCAAACATATATGCTTGTGGTGATCTAACAGGAGGACCTTCCCTCGCAGTGAAAGGAATCAAGCAGGGAAAGACAGCTGCAGATCATTGTTGTGGGATAAAGTCTGCCTTCTCGCTTGAATGCCTTCCAAAGGTCATACACACCCAAACTCCGATATCGTCGGTAGGGTTAACCGAAACAGAAGCGAAAGAAGCAGGGTACGAAGTAATGACAGCGAGCTCCTCAATGAAAGCAAACGGTTATGCGATGGTCACTGGAAACACAGAAGGAAAGGTTGTGATCCATCGTGATCGAGAAAATCATGTGTTGTTAGGATTTCATGCCATAGGTGCTGGTGCAGTAGAACTCATTGAAAAAGCAACGCTTGCTATTGAAATGGGTGCGAGGGATGAAGATTTTATCTATCCTTATACACCGCATCCAGGCTATGGAGAAGCATGGACGGATGCAGTTGAAAGTACAGTGGAGATCATGGTGGATACAAAGGTAAGTCAATAG
- a CDS encoding thioesterase family protein encodes MKQGISVGQSAVIHVEVTPDMYAQFEGGIIHQAYSTVSMVYHMEWAARQLILPYLEDDEEGIGGGVEVKHMGPACEGQSLTIRAVIITLTHKSVISRIDVKKGRELIGTGKVIQFILPKKVIDEKLENAKM; translated from the coding sequence GTGAAACAGGGAATATCGGTTGGACAAAGTGCTGTCATTCATGTAGAGGTCACGCCAGATATGTATGCTCAGTTTGAAGGTGGAATCATCCATCAGGCTTATTCGACTGTATCGATGGTCTATCATATGGAGTGGGCCGCAAGACAGTTAATCCTTCCTTACCTTGAAGATGATGAAGAGGGAATCGGCGGCGGTGTTGAGGTAAAGCATATGGGCCCAGCGTGTGAAGGGCAGTCCCTTACAATACGAGCCGTTATTATTACACTTACACACAAATCGGTTATTAGCAGAATAGATGTTAAAAAAGGAAGAGAGCTTATTGGGACAGGAAAAGTGATTCAGTTTATCCTCCCTAAAAAGGTGATCGACGAGAAATTAGAAAACGCTAAAATGTAA
- a CDS encoding AzlD domain-containing protein — translation MSNTMIWLIIGLAIVTYIPRMIPLVFFNSDKIPPVIQNVLKNVPFAILGALIFPGILTISDDLLFGVIGAVAAILAAYLGANLIVVVMFAVAVLSTYAYFI, via the coding sequence ATGAGTAACACGATGATTTGGCTAATTATAGGTCTCGCTATTGTGACGTATATTCCAAGAATGATTCCACTCGTTTTTTTTAACTCAGATAAAATACCACCCGTTATTCAAAACGTATTAAAGAACGTTCCCTTCGCTATTCTAGGGGCGCTCATCTTCCCTGGTATTCTTACAATCAGCGATGATCTCCTATTTGGTGTTATTGGAGCGGTGGCAGCAATCCTTGCTGCATATCTTGGGGCAAACTTAATCGTTGTCGTCATGTTTGCAGTAGCTGTTTTAAGTACGTATGCCTATTTTATTTAA